A single Saccharolobus shibatae B12 DNA region contains:
- a CDS encoding hydantoinase/oxoprolinase family protein, producing the protein MIRVGIDIGGAFTDVVVYNEENGEIGWVKVETTPDDPSNGVLEAIDQSKINLGYVNTIIHGQTLAINTIVERKGAKVGLITTKGFRDILEIQRANRRDMYNFRYKKPTPFVPRYLRLEVTERIKSDGDILLSINENEVVEAIKKLKEENVEAIAVGFINSYVNPIHELKAGEIIKRIDSSIMVTLSHEVTREWREYERTSTAVLNAYVMPKMNRYLSKLESEFKRRGFKGNYFAMLSNGGMATFDYAKRFPIFTLESGPVAGVIGAIKISDALGEKDIIAMDGGSTTTKASLVRNLEPNINTDYYIGRDKYNPGYPVKVPTLDIVEIGNGGTSIAWIDEANNLKVGPRAAGAYPGPVAYGKGGKDVTVTDAYIVCGFLNQEELLGGKIKVNKRLAEEAISNIAKYYNMSIEEVSYGIVKIANDNAVNAVRLISVQRGYDPREFTLVAYGGSGPMFAPFVAEELDIKKIVVPFLPAGVFSAWGMLVSDIRHDLVLSYPLRIDKENSIDLINEKFNELESKIRSILISEGFEEEDIVMLRYAEMRYYGQEHTVKVNIMPGKIGTGEIEEIKRRFHEAHEIAYAFTLDSPIEIVNFHVSGVVKAETIPLMKIERNNSDVSKALVGKRKVFYEGKYEEWNVYNKEFLPTNYQIDGPAIIEDPTSTSLILEGQMGMLDSYGNLIIERD; encoded by the coding sequence ATGATAAGAGTGGGCATAGATATAGGAGGTGCTTTTACTGACGTAGTGGTCTACAATGAAGAAAATGGAGAAATAGGCTGGGTAAAGGTAGAGACTACGCCAGATGATCCATCAAATGGCGTACTTGAGGCGATAGATCAATCTAAAATAAATTTAGGCTATGTAAATACTATAATTCATGGTCAGACACTAGCCATTAATACAATAGTAGAAAGGAAAGGAGCAAAAGTAGGTCTGATCACAACTAAGGGCTTTAGAGATATCCTAGAGATCCAAAGGGCTAATAGAAGGGATATGTACAATTTCAGATATAAGAAACCTACTCCCTTTGTTCCAAGATATTTAAGACTAGAGGTTACTGAAAGGATAAAGAGTGATGGCGATATCTTACTGTCTATAAACGAAAATGAGGTTGTCGAGGCAATTAAAAAATTAAAAGAGGAAAACGTAGAAGCTATTGCTGTAGGTTTTATTAATTCTTACGTTAATCCTATACATGAACTTAAGGCAGGAGAGATTATTAAGAGAATTGATTCTAGTATTATGGTAACGTTATCTCATGAGGTCACTAGAGAGTGGAGAGAATACGAGAGAACTAGTACCGCTGTACTTAACGCATACGTTATGCCAAAAATGAATAGATACTTGAGCAAGTTGGAAAGCGAATTTAAAAGGAGAGGTTTTAAAGGAAATTATTTTGCTATGCTTTCCAATGGAGGTATGGCCACATTTGATTACGCTAAAAGATTTCCAATATTTACTTTAGAATCTGGTCCAGTTGCAGGTGTTATAGGAGCTATTAAGATAAGTGACGCATTAGGAGAGAAAGATATTATAGCAATGGATGGTGGAAGCACTACAACCAAAGCAAGTTTAGTGAGAAACCTAGAACCTAATATAAACACTGATTACTATATTGGAAGAGATAAGTACAACCCAGGATATCCAGTAAAAGTTCCAACATTGGATATAGTTGAAATAGGTAATGGTGGAACAAGCATTGCTTGGATTGATGAAGCAAACAATTTAAAAGTAGGACCTAGAGCCGCTGGTGCTTATCCGGGACCAGTGGCTTATGGAAAAGGAGGTAAAGATGTTACCGTGACTGATGCTTACATAGTCTGCGGATTTCTAAATCAAGAGGAACTACTTGGTGGGAAAATAAAGGTTAATAAAAGACTTGCCGAGGAAGCTATTTCAAATATTGCGAAATATTACAACATGTCTATCGAAGAAGTTTCCTACGGTATAGTTAAAATTGCTAATGATAATGCAGTAAATGCAGTGAGATTAATATCTGTTCAAAGAGGATACGATCCAAGGGAATTTACGTTAGTAGCATACGGTGGCTCTGGTCCAATGTTCGCTCCATTTGTTGCAGAAGAATTAGATATAAAGAAGATAGTAGTGCCATTTCTCCCTGCAGGAGTGTTCTCTGCATGGGGTATGCTTGTTTCAGATATCAGACACGATCTTGTCTTGTCTTATCCTTTGAGGATTGACAAGGAGAATAGTATAGATCTGATAAATGAAAAATTTAATGAATTAGAAAGCAAAATAAGATCTATATTAATATCGGAAGGATTCGAAGAGGAGGATATCGTAATGCTAAGATACGCCGAAATGAGATATTACGGTCAAGAACACACTGTAAAAGTGAATATAATGCCGGGAAAGATTGGAACTGGCGAAATTGAGGAGATAAAAAGAAGGTTTCATGAGGCTCATGAAATCGCTTACGCATTTACTTTAGATAGTCCAATTGAAATAGTAAACTTCCACGTGAGTGGTGTAGTTAAGGCTGAGACTATTCCATTAATGAAGATAGAAAGGAATAATTCAGATGTTAGCAAAGCATTAGTCGGAAAAAGAAAGGTATTCTATGAAGGGAAATACGAGGAGTGGAACGTGTATAATAAAGAATTTTTGCCCACTAATTATCAAATAGATGGTCCAGCAATCATAGAAGATCCAACTTCTACATCGTTAATACTAGAGGGACAAATGGGAATGCTAGATAGTTATGGAAATCTGATTATTGAGAGGGATTGA
- a CDS encoding Lrp/AsnC family transcriptional regulator, translating into MSWEEVFRNYLDDKDIKILKLLNQDANISDARLGKLVGLSKTAVRLRRVKLQNSGILKIVGVVVLQNLGVPYADLLVKLKNDIVLREQFINKLIADDLVYEVTEYMGDWDLLIRLFHNNITKLKDESLKIISDKAVQDYRISYVVKTYKAWGKSILSSI; encoded by the coding sequence ATGTCTTGGGAAGAAGTATTTCGAAATTATCTTGATGATAAAGATATAAAGATTTTGAAACTTTTAAATCAAGACGCAAATATCTCTGATGCTAGGCTTGGAAAATTAGTCGGACTATCAAAGACCGCCGTAAGATTAAGAAGAGTAAAGTTACAAAATTCAGGGATCTTAAAAATAGTTGGTGTAGTGGTTTTACAAAACTTAGGTGTTCCGTATGCAGATCTTTTAGTAAAATTAAAGAATGATATAGTACTAAGAGAGCAATTTATAAACAAACTCATTGCTGATGATCTAGTATATGAAGTAACAGAATATATGGGAGATTGGGATCTTCTTATTAGGTTATTTCATAACAATATCACTAAATTGAAGGACGAATCATTAAAAATAATTAGTGATAAAGCTGTTCAAGATTACAGAATTAGTTATGTAGTAAAAACTTATAAGGCATGGGGAAAATCAATTCTTTCAAGTATATAA